In the genome of Lactuca sativa cultivar Salinas chromosome 3, Lsat_Salinas_v11, whole genome shotgun sequence, the window ACCACCATCACCCATCTGCTGTTTCCCCTGAAAACACCTCCTGGTGCTGCCCTCCCGCTGTCTCTTCCTACAAGCCCCCGCCTCCACCGTCGGTAACAACCGCCACTAACCCACAACCCATTTCAATTCCACCAGCAGCGTCTCCCTCACCGGAATCTTTATCCACTGAAAAGAATCAACCTTCACATTTCAATTATCGGTCAAATCTTGAAAATCCCAGATCGATACCCACAATGACAACTACCACCACTGTCTACGGCGCCGCCGGCAACAATCAAGAAGCATTGCCGTCTTCCTTTACCCAATTTAACTCTGCCCTCACTGCCGGACTTTTAAATCCCGTATCGTCGCCACCACCGACCACCGATAAAACCCGATCCAGCCCCACCCTTTTCGAAATGATGGCTAACGAACCCGATTCTAAGATCCCCAACAATGGTTCAATTACAACTCCAAAAAGACCCAGTAATGGCCATGTGATCCCACCGCCGATGATAATTGACAAGCAAATTTTGATGCAACAAAGACTGTCTGATATTCTGTCCTGTCGTAGCCCCGGAAATCAGTTCAATGATCCAAATTCGAGTGATGTGAAACTCACTTTGAGCTCCAAAGATGGGTTTAGTGTTTCTATGAATGTTCATCGGCAGATCTTAGTTGTTCACAGTCGTTTTTTCGCAGATAAGCTATCTGATTATCGTCGGAAATCGGGTCTACAAGGGCAacaattaaaaggtttaattgataatgttaatcCGTTCGTTGTTGAGATTTCTGATTGTGATGATATCGAGGTGTACATAGAGTCGATTAGGTTGATGTATTGTAAAGATTTAAGGAGGAAGCTGATGAAGGATGATGTTCCTAGGGTTCTTGGTATCTTGAAggtaaaatcatattatatttattCACATTGCATTATTATAAAGCTTAATCATTGATACAATTACAATTACTGTGAGACAGGTATCAGCAGCAATCGGATTCGATGCTGGAGTTTTATCTTGTTTGGAGTACTTAGAAGCTGCTCCATGGGCCGAGGATGAAGAAGAAAAGGTTGCAGCTTTATTATCTGAGCTCAGGCTTGAAGGAGTCGGCGCAGGTGAAGTTTTAAAAAGGGTTTCCATAGATGTTACACCTGGAGAAGATGACACCAACGACAACCAAGAAGTACTTCTTAAGCTTTTACACGTTGTTCTAGAAGGAAAAGATGAAAAAGCAAGAAGAGAGATGAAAGTTTTGGTCTCAAAAATGCTTCATGAAAATTCATCAAGAAACGATTTGAAGAAAGAATCTTTGTATTCGGCTTGTGATAAATGTCTAAATTTGTTACGACACCATTTCTTGAAAGCGTCTAAAGGAGACTTTGAAGAAGTGGCTCAAATCACACGACAATCGGGTAACCTACATTGGCTTCTTGATATTTTAATCGATAGACAAATATCCGAAGATTTTTTAAAGATATGGGGATCACAGACTGAATTATCTCAAGTGCATTCCAAAGTGCCTGCCCTTCATAGATACGAAATCAGTAGAGTTACAGCAAGATTCTTTGTTGGGATTGGAAAAGGTCAACTCTTGGCTTCCAAAGAGTCAAGATGCTTGCTTTTACAAACATGGTTGGTACCTTTTTATGATGATTTTGCTTGGATGAGGAGAGGGTTGAAAGGGCTAGATCGTAATTTAGTTGAAGATGGGTTGAGCAATACTATATTGACTTTGCCTCTTGCTTGGCAACAAGAAATCTTGATGTCCTGGTTTGACCGGTTTTTAAACTCGGGTGATGATTGCCCGAATATACAAAGAGGGTTTGAAGTTTGGTGGAAAAGAGCGTTTTGGAGAAAGCCCCACACATGATTGCTCAACCATGGTGTGTTTgtttaatttcttttttcataTAGCAACTAATGTCATTGCTATCTCAATCGATTTTGCATTTTTTTCACTTAATTTATATCTGATACGGGTCTTGAATCTTGATGAGTATCTTAATGGTAAGTAGGTGAAAAATCCATGAGAAATCTCTGTTATATTGTGATTTACCTTTCTAATATTGGCCGGGGGACCGTTGATGGTGTATAcctttatataaatacaagaagttacaattttttttttcttacttggTTTGTAGTTTAATGGATATTCGATCAAAAAAGTTTGAACAATCTTACTTTTGGTCTTCATAACATCTTCAATTAGACTTGATATTTTGTATGGAGTATATGCGTCTTTTCTTCATATATCCTGACATAAGAATGTTACATAATGCACCTTTTTACGAGTATGAAATGGTCAAATGCGGATGGTATTTGGTTTCAAGTCTAGGTGTTAGTTTCCTTTTCTTAGGAACATTGTGAAAGTTATATTCaatttattatttgtttataaaaTCTGAAAGAAAGTAGACAAGAACTGTTGGAAGATTAATAGGATCCCACCGATTTAACAAATATTATCACTTACTTGATCTATAACGTCACTGATCCAATGTATCAACCATAGAAATTCCTGACTTATTGTATTTTTGTGGTTAATTGATATTAATATTGGtttttttaattttgtattttcaaaaattgatatgtttaaaaaaaaaaaagaaaaaaaaaaacctagaaGCCAAAAACTCGCTGCTAACATGCCCTTAAATATTACTGCTCATAAAAAGTAATATGTCGGTCGGTAACAAACTAATACCAATTT includes:
- the LOC111886479 gene encoding BTB/POZ domain-containing protein At1g63850 — protein: MAATASSQSNNHPQKKKPTAIIRFRRRRIKETTISTSATSNTTTTHHHHPSAVSPENTSWCCPPAVSSYKPPPPPSVTTATNPQPISIPPAASPSPESLSTEKNQPSHFNYRSNLENPRSIPTMTTTTTVYGAAGNNQEALPSSFTQFNSALTAGLLNPVSSPPPTTDKTRSSPTLFEMMANEPDSKIPNNGSITTPKRPSNGHVIPPPMIIDKQILMQQRLSDILSCRSPGNQFNDPNSSDVKLTLSSKDGFSVSMNVHRQILVVHSRFFADKLSDYRRKSGLQGQQLKGLIDNVNPFVVEISDCDDIEVYIESIRLMYCKDLRRKLMKDDVPRVLGILKVSAAIGFDAGVLSCLEYLEAAPWAEDEEEKVAALLSELRLEGVGAGEVLKRVSIDVTPGEDDTNDNQEVLLKLLHVVLEGKDEKARREMKVLVSKMLHENSSRNDLKKESLYSACDKCLNLLRHHFLKASKGDFEEVAQITRQSGNLHWLLDILIDRQISEDFLKIWGSQTELSQVHSKVPALHRYEISRVTARFFVGIGKGQLLASKESRCLLLQTWLVPFYDDFAWMRRGLKGLDRNLVEDGLSNTILTLPLAWQQEILMSWFDRFLNSGDDCPNIQRGFEVWWKRAFWRKPHT